A region of the Curtobacterium flaccumfaciens pv. betae genome:
TCGGGGTCTCGCCGACCCCGGTGCGTGAAGCCCTGGTGCAACTCGAACGCACCGGCCTCGTCACCCGCGAAGCGAACAAGGGGTACCGGGTCTCCCCGCCCCTGGCCGGCGACCAGCTCGAGGCCCTGTTCGACGCCCGGCTCATCGTGGAGAGCGGTGCCGTCGAGCTCGCGGCCCGCGGTGACGTCGACGGCCTGCGCGAGCGACTCGCGGCAGCGCTCGACGAGCAGGCTGCGGTGGCCGCCGAGGTCGCGTCGGTCGGGGCTGCGCACGCCCCGGAGGAGCTGATGGCCCGCTTCTTCCGCAGCGACTGGCAGTTCCACCAGCTGATCTTCGATGCGACGCGGAACCCGTTCCTCGAGGAGATGTCCGAGATCATCACGACGCGCGTGCACCGCATGCGGCAGATCGTCGAGGGTGGCGGGGACGACACGGATCGTGCGGTCCAGGAACACCGGGCCATCCTGGAGGCGCTTGCTGCGGACCCGACGTCGGCCGTCGCCGCGATGCGGCTCCACATCGACGCCGTCCGGTTGCGTTCGCGCGCGGACGCATCCCACACCAGCTGAGGCAGAGGGGTTGCGATCTGGCGACGTGCGAGTATCTTTCCTATAGGAAAGAGGTTCATCGCCGAACCGCCACGACATGCAAGGGAGCATTCCGTGACCACTCCACAGGACTGGGTCGACCAGGATTGGGACCCCACCACCTGGACGTCGGAGACCTGGCCGATCGCCGCGTGCCTGCACGGGTTCGCGCAGGTCACCCGCGACGGGACGGCCTTCCACGACGCCCCCACCGAGGTGTGGGACGAGGTGTTCGGGCAGATCGAGGCCGTCGGCTTCTCGCTCGCCGAACTCGCCGACAGCCACATCCGCCCCGCAGACCTCGAAGCCTCGCGCCGCGACGAGCTGTTCGCCGTCGCGAAGTCGCACGGCGTCGGGATCCCGTCCGTGCACCTGCAGCGCAAGAGCGTCATCCAGCCCGGGCACGAGGAGGAGAACCTCGCCTACGCCCACCGCACCATCGACGCGGCGGCCGAGTGGGGCATGCAGGTCTTCTCGACCGGGCTGCACCAGCCGTTCACCGACGCCCAGAAGCGCGCGCTGTGGTTCTGGACGGCGCCGGGCCCGAAGGACCCCGACGACCCCGAGGTCTGGAACGCCGCGGTCAAGCGACTGCGGGAGCTCGGCGAGCACGCTGCGAGCGTCGGGCTGCCGATGGCGCTCGAGCTGTACGAGGACACGTACCTCGGCACCGCCGACAGCGCGGTCCGTCTGGTCGAGGAGATCGGGCTCG
Encoded here:
- a CDS encoding GntR family transcriptional regulator encodes the protein MSTTMPGFGTERITQLGLRDRVYDRVLEVLMGHDVEPGMRLSIDGLARSLGVSPTPVREALVQLERTGLVTREANKGYRVSPPLAGDQLEALFDARLIVESGAVELAARGDVDGLRERLAAALDEQAAVAAEVASVGAAHAPEELMARFFRSDWQFHQLIFDATRNPFLEEMSEIITTRVHRMRQIVEGGGDDTDRAVQEHRAILEALAADPTSAVAAMRLHIDAVRLRSRADASHTS
- a CDS encoding sugar phosphate isomerase/epimerase family protein, whose product is MTTPQDWVDQDWDPTTWTSETWPIAACLHGFAQVTRDGTAFHDAPTEVWDEVFGQIEAVGFSLAELADSHIRPADLEASRRDELFAVAKSHGVGIPSVHLQRKSVIQPGHEEENLAYAHRTIDAAAEWGMQVFSTGLHQPFTDAQKRALWFWTAPGPKDPDDPEVWNAAVKRLRELGEHAASVGLPMALELYEDTYLGTADSAVRLVEEIGLDNVGLNADVANLIRLHRPVEDWRELFAKTMPYTNYLHVKNYTRDEAGDGSWATSAPSTMETGLINYRQVLRDAVADGFRGIVMTEQYGGDSLGVCATNQQYIRSVLATTKLDATATPTAPTSTEGAIR